A region from the Halobacillus mangrovi genome encodes:
- a CDS encoding histidine phosphatase family protein → MDKLILVRHSETEGQHEDSPLTKLGVRQAQALASFLNRSGLEVDRIISSPFLRAIETIKPYAMKKGMSIETDERLEERILSHDPLDDWEEVLHDTFQDPSLKLNGGESSDEAKERVLSLIDELEKDDCGNVILVTHGNLLALLLQKYNREIGFYDWKRLTRPDVFLVQKQGGEYTVERIWED, encoded by the coding sequence ATGGACAAACTAATTTTAGTGCGGCACAGTGAGACGGAGGGACAGCATGAGGATTCACCGCTGACAAAGCTGGGAGTACGCCAAGCTCAAGCTTTAGCTTCATTTCTGAATCGTTCTGGCCTTGAGGTTGATCGCATCATTTCCAGTCCTTTTTTAAGGGCGATTGAGACCATCAAGCCTTATGCAATGAAAAAAGGGATGTCCATCGAAACTGATGAACGTTTGGAAGAGCGTATCTTAAGCCATGACCCTCTCGATGATTGGGAAGAAGTCCTTCACGATACATTTCAGGATCCCAGCTTAAAACTCAATGGAGGAGAATCTTCTGATGAGGCAAAGGAACGAGTGCTTTCTTTGATTGATGAGCTGGAAAAAGACGATTGCGGAAACGTTATACTCGTTACGCATGGAAACTTATTAGCCTTATTACTACAGAAATACAACCGAGAGATCGGTTTTTATGATTGGAAACGGTTAACTAGACCGGATGTATTTCTCGTCCAAAAGCAGGGTGGAGAGTACACGGTCGAGCGTATTTGGGAAGATTGA
- a CDS encoding DUF6501 family protein, with translation MIHKTWENNPTLKKVECVHNKAEKFVVENVLTPGKVYDVKNESEEFYFVIDNSGRMGGFYKDYFKEV, from the coding sequence ATGATTCATAAAACATGGGAAAACAACCCCACACTAAAAAAAGTAGAATGTGTTCATAATAAAGCAGAAAAGTTTGTAGTTGAAAATGTCCTGACTCCAGGAAAAGTGTATGACGTTAAAAACGAAAGTGAAGAATTTTATTTCGTGATTGATAACTCAGGGCGAATGGGTGGATTTTACAAAGACTATTTTAAAGAAGTGTAA
- a CDS encoding indolepyruvate ferredoxin oxidoreductase subunit alpha codes for MAFVITSPCKDEKAGECVDVCPVDCIEEGKDMFYIDPAICIDCGACEAVCPVEAIYIEDEVPEEETEYIEINRKFFEEQ; via the coding sequence ATGGCATTTGTAATTACATCCCCTTGTAAAGATGAAAAAGCGGGTGAATGTGTAGATGTGTGCCCTGTAGATTGTATTGAAGAAGGCAAAGATATGTTCTACATCGATCCTGCGATTTGTATCGATTGTGGCGCATGTGAAGCTGTGTGTCCGGTTGAGGCTATTTATATAGAGGACGAAGTACCGGAAGAGGAAACAGAATACATCGAAATTAACCGTAAGTTCTTCGAAGAACAATAA
- a CDS encoding AbrB family transcriptional regulator — MAKKETFVTYGVSLCSGVGFKCLHLPLPWILGPVTGLLLLKLLLSYETSTVRSARDVGFTILGVQIGLTFTAQTFTLVFPYLLPYTLLSLLLISTSLFLAYLIAKKTAIDMTTSMIGSAPGGLSAMLAVSESLKGNTVLVTIFHTIRLLSVLFIIPFIATHFLSGSEAPSTLSNSRSSQGPLWTTLIYLAAFGLGYRFKDRIPASCVILPMILIGLLQAFGFPLFQLPQVFYIAAQVIIGVHLGNSIRIRDLVIAGKYCSLYFGLSIIVITLGIFLGWMLTSWTGMDFATAVLSLAPGGLVEMSITANETGAQPALVSSLQMIRLLFIVMVLPLLFQKILPRSHKL, encoded by the coding sequence ATGGCAAAAAAAGAAACCTTTGTTACTTATGGTGTTAGTCTATGTTCAGGCGTCGGTTTTAAATGCTTGCACTTGCCTCTTCCCTGGATTTTAGGTCCGGTAACGGGGTTGTTGCTACTAAAACTCCTATTGAGTTATGAGACTTCCACGGTCAGGTCGGCGAGGGACGTTGGATTTACCATATTAGGAGTTCAAATTGGTCTTACCTTTACTGCACAGACGTTCACACTTGTGTTTCCTTATTTGCTGCCTTATACACTCCTGTCCCTACTGTTAATTTCGACAAGTTTGTTCTTAGCCTATCTTATTGCTAAGAAAACCGCAATAGATATGACGACAAGTATGATTGGCAGTGCACCTGGTGGGCTCTCTGCTATGCTGGCAGTCAGTGAATCACTGAAAGGGAACACAGTGCTTGTGACCATATTCCATACGATCCGTCTTTTATCTGTTCTGTTCATCATCCCTTTTATTGCTACTCATTTTTTGAGCGGCTCTGAGGCTCCTAGTACTCTCAGCAATAGTAGGAGCAGTCAAGGTCCTCTTTGGACGACACTTATTTATTTGGCTGCATTTGGATTAGGGTATCGCTTCAAAGACCGAATCCCTGCCTCCTGTGTGATTCTTCCGATGATTCTCATAGGTCTCTTACAGGCGTTCGGCTTTCCATTATTTCAATTGCCTCAAGTATTCTACATTGCTGCCCAGGTGATTATTGGGGTGCATCTAGGCAATTCCATTCGTATCCGTGACTTGGTTATCGCTGGAAAATATTGCAGCTTATATTTCGGTTTATCCATCATTGTTATCACCTTAGGGATCTTCTTAGGCTGGATGCTAACGTCGTGGACAGGGATGGATTTTGCAACCGCTGTTTTGAGCTTGGCTCCAGGTGGGTTAGTAGAGATGTCTATTACAGCCAACGAAACTGGAGCACAACCGGCGCTTGTCAGTTCTTTACAAATGATTCGTTTACTGTTCATAGTTATGGTGCTGCCTCTTTTGTTTCAAAAGATCCTCCCTCGATCACACAAACTTTGA
- a CDS encoding GNAT family N-acetyltransferase: MDKWIYGYDKQRSVFNHLHIRNYEPKDFNKLIEIQMKAFPPPFPSDLWWTEEQLENQIQTFEDGCICIEVDGEVAGSMTTMITTLHDDNLDHRWDDITANGTIKTHESNGNTLYVVDLCVNPEFRSIGLGKQLTQAMYETVVHLKLERLVGGARMPNYYVYENELTAEEYVNQVIKAEIKDPVVSFLLKAGRSPIKPVKDYLEDAESCNYGLLTEWRNPFYKEVEPE, from the coding sequence ATGGACAAATGGATTTATGGATATGACAAACAAAGATCTGTCTTTAACCACTTACATATTAGAAATTATGAACCAAAGGATTTTAATAAGTTGATCGAGATCCAAATGAAGGCTTTTCCCCCGCCTTTTCCATCTGATCTATGGTGGACAGAAGAGCAGCTGGAGAACCAAATCCAAACTTTTGAGGACGGATGCATCTGTATAGAAGTTGACGGCGAAGTAGCTGGATCAATGACGACTATGATTACAACACTTCATGACGACAATCTTGATCATCGATGGGATGACATAACCGCAAACGGTACGATAAAAACACACGAATCTAATGGCAACACTTTATATGTAGTAGATTTATGTGTAAACCCCGAATTCAGGTCCATTGGATTAGGAAAACAACTCACGCAAGCCATGTATGAAACGGTTGTCCACTTGAAACTTGAAAGACTGGTAGGCGGAGCACGGATGCCGAATTATTATGTTTATGAAAATGAGCTTACTGCTGAAGAATATGTGAACCAAGTGATAAAAGCTGAAATTAAAGACCCTGTCGTCTCGTTTCTACTAAAGGCAGGCAGATCACCAATCAAGCCTGTTAAAGATTATCTCGAGGATGCCGAGTCTTGTAACTATGGATTGTTGACAGAATGGCGTAATCCGTTTTATAAAGAGGTTGAGCCAGAGTAA
- the msrB gene encoding peptide-methionine (R)-S-oxide reductase MsrB, whose protein sequence is MNKQLQVATFAGGCFWCMVEPFDERPGIESIVSGYTGGHTENPTYMDIITKDTGHREAVQITFDQEKFPFERLVELFWQQIDPTDEGGQFADRGESYKTAIYYHNEEQKKIAEESKKRLQESGVFKEPIVTPILPAETFYPAEEKHQDYYKKNSFHYKLYKKGSGRAKFIKDHWGFKKDKKELKQRLSDIQYKVTQENGTERPFQNEYYDHEEEGIYVDVVSKEPLFSSKDKYDAGCGWPSFTKPIERQHLTEAMDTSHGMRRIEVRSDQADSHLGHVFEDGPKDRGGLRYCINSAALEFIPKDKMEEKGYGYLTHLFY, encoded by the coding sequence ATGAATAAACAATTACAAGTAGCTACTTTTGCAGGCGGGTGCTTCTGGTGCATGGTTGAACCCTTTGATGAGCGCCCTGGCATAGAATCCATTGTCTCTGGTTACACTGGTGGCCATACAGAAAATCCAACTTATATGGACATTATTACTAAAGACACCGGACATCGTGAGGCTGTACAAATAACCTTCGATCAAGAGAAATTCCCTTTTGAGCGACTCGTGGAGCTATTCTGGCAGCAGATTGATCCCACAGATGAAGGTGGACAGTTTGCAGATCGAGGAGAGTCCTATAAAACCGCGATTTATTATCATAATGAAGAACAAAAAAAGATCGCTGAAGAAAGTAAGAAGCGCCTTCAAGAATCAGGGGTTTTTAAAGAGCCTATCGTTACACCGATTCTTCCTGCAGAAACTTTTTATCCTGCAGAAGAGAAACATCAGGATTATTACAAAAAGAACTCCTTTCACTACAAGCTTTATAAAAAAGGGTCTGGGCGTGCTAAATTCATTAAAGATCATTGGGGCTTTAAGAAAGACAAAAAAGAACTAAAGCAACGTTTATCCGATATTCAATATAAAGTGACACAGGAAAATGGAACGGAGCGTCCTTTTCAAAACGAATATTATGATCACGAAGAGGAAGGCATTTATGTAGATGTCGTCTCAAAAGAACCATTGTTTAGCTCAAAGGACAAATATGATGCAGGCTGTGGGTGGCCAAGCTTTACAAAGCCAATTGAGCGGCAGCATCTTACGGAAGCGATGGATACTTCTCATGGGATGAGAAGAATTGAGGTAAGAAGTGACCAGGCTGATTCCCATCTTGGCCATGTCTTTGAAGATGGACCCAAAGATAGAGGTGGGCTAAGGTATTGCATTAACTCAGCAGCTCTTGAGTTTATTCCAAAGGATAAAATGGAAGAAAAAGGGTATGGGTATTTAACCCACTTGTTTTATTGA
- a CDS encoding P1 family peptidase: MKNIKIKEIEGFRIGQASDELAGTGCTVVLCEEGAVAGVDVRGGSPGTRETDLLKSENLIQRIHGCFLAGGSAYGLDVGSGVMKFLEEQEIGFDVSVAKVPIVPGAILFDMMVGDSKRRPGKDMGYKACEDALLNQDFKNGNYGAGTGASIGKALGPQHCMKGGIGSYAVQIGSLKIGAVIAVNSFGDVYDPSVGKLIAGVHENKTLLNTEKVLINQLHDNETNRFSGNTTIGTILTNAALDKATANKLASISQDGLARTIRPSHTFVDGDTLFMLSTNEIEVDLNSLASLSVQVVEKAVVNAVKSAKTAYELISYQDLL, translated from the coding sequence ATGAAAAATATTAAGATCAAGGAAATTGAAGGTTTTCGCATTGGCCAAGCGTCTGATGAGTTAGCAGGAACTGGCTGCACTGTAGTCCTATGTGAAGAAGGTGCTGTAGCAGGTGTGGACGTTAGAGGAGGATCACCGGGAACTAGGGAAACAGATCTCTTAAAATCGGAGAACCTAATCCAGCGGATCCACGGCTGTTTTTTGGCTGGCGGAAGTGCCTATGGCTTGGATGTGGGTTCGGGAGTGATGAAGTTCCTTGAAGAGCAAGAGATAGGCTTCGATGTCTCTGTAGCAAAAGTACCTATTGTTCCCGGAGCGATCCTTTTTGACATGATGGTTGGTGATTCTAAGAGAAGACCTGGCAAGGATATGGGGTATAAGGCATGTGAAGATGCTCTTCTCAATCAGGATTTTAAAAATGGAAATTATGGAGCGGGTACAGGAGCTTCGATCGGAAAAGCGCTTGGTCCCCAGCATTGTATGAAAGGAGGTATAGGAAGTTATGCGGTCCAAATTGGTTCTTTAAAAATAGGCGCCGTGATTGCTGTAAATAGCTTCGGAGATGTTTATGACCCGTCCGTTGGCAAGCTCATCGCAGGTGTACATGAGAACAAAACACTTCTAAATACAGAAAAAGTGCTTATAAATCAATTACACGATAACGAAACCAATCGATTCAGCGGCAACACGACCATTGGTACAATTCTAACGAATGCCGCATTAGATAAAGCCACAGCGAACAAATTGGCTTCAATTTCTCAGGATGGTCTGGCGAGAACAATTCGACCTTCCCATACATTTGTAGATGGCGATACATTATTTATGTTGTCAACTAATGAGATAGAAGTCGATTTAAACAGCCTTGCTTCTCTTAGTGTTCAAGTGGTGGAAAAAGCGGTTGTCAATGCTGTGAAATCTGCAAAAACGGCTTATGAATTAATTTCTTATCAAGATTTGTTATAA
- a CDS encoding alpha/beta hydrolase — protein MKHIFRQGTSDRVLLLLHGTGGTEEDLLPLSSLIDKEASVLSVRGNVSENGMPRFFKRLREGVFDEEDLVERTNELNTFLNEAADEYGFHRGKVVAVGYSNGANIAGSLLFHFEKSLEGAILFHPMVPRRGIELPDLDGLPVFIGAGENDPICPAQETEDLKEILEGAGAIVTNHWEKLGHRLTENEVREAAKWYKKQL, from the coding sequence ATGAAGCATATTTTCAGGCAAGGAACATCCGATCGTGTGTTGCTGCTTTTACATGGCACTGGCGGAACCGAAGAGGACTTGCTGCCGCTCTCAAGCCTAATTGATAAAGAAGCCTCTGTATTATCTGTGAGAGGTAATGTTTCGGAAAATGGCATGCCACGGTTTTTTAAGCGTCTTAGAGAAGGTGTGTTCGATGAGGAAGATTTAGTTGAACGAACCAATGAATTGAACACGTTTTTAAATGAAGCAGCTGATGAATACGGATTTCATAGAGGTAAAGTCGTAGCTGTTGGATATTCTAATGGTGCAAATATTGCAGGAAGTCTTTTATTCCATTTTGAAAAAAGCCTTGAGGGCGCTATTTTGTTCCATCCGATGGTTCCGCGGCGAGGGATTGAACTTCCTGATCTTGACGGACTTCCTGTATTTATCGGTGCAGGTGAAAACGATCCAATATGCCCTGCTCAAGAAACGGAAGACTTAAAAGAAATACTTGAGGGAGCAGGGGCCATAGTGACGAATCATTGGGAGAAACTGGGTCACAGGCTGACGGAAAATGAAGTCCGAGAAGCTGCCAAATGGTATAAAAAGCAACTGTAG
- the vrrA gene encoding VrrA/YqfQ family protein, whose amino-acid sequence MFPTGQPPFPPPGPGMMQGLQGFQRAAAPQGMMRTVTPFLNNGAAGFGGFGARGMGVPGFGGFGAQGAGGVGSQGLVSKMLGGAGTAAKSGGAGWLSNIQTALKAMQSAAPMVQQYGPMVKNIPAMINMMKIMSEPDDEDDEVAGTESELESPSPYNDFSAEESESKSSSAKSRRRQGASQPKLYI is encoded by the coding sequence ATGTTTCCCACAGGTCAACCACCTTTCCCTCCTCCAGGACCAGGTATGATGCAAGGGCTGCAAGGTTTCCAAAGAGCTGCTGCGCCGCAAGGAATGATGAGAACAGTGACTCCATTTCTCAATAATGGTGCTGCAGGTTTTGGCGGTTTCGGCGCACGCGGTATGGGAGTACCCGGATTCGGCGGATTTGGAGCACAAGGTGCAGGAGGAGTAGGGTCTCAAGGATTAGTGAGTAAAATGCTGGGTGGGGCTGGTACAGCTGCTAAGTCAGGAGGGGCTGGATGGCTTTCCAACATCCAAACAGCATTAAAGGCGATGCAAAGTGCAGCTCCTATGGTCCAGCAGTACGGTCCAATGGTTAAAAATATCCCGGCGATGATTAATATGATGAAAATCATGAGTGAGCCGGACGATGAAGACGATGAAGTTGCAGGCACTGAAAGTGAATTAGAGTCACCGTCTCCATATAATGATTTCTCAGCTGAGGAATCCGAATCTAAGTCTTCCTCTGCAAAAAGCAGACGACGTCAAGGTGCATCACAGCCTAAATTATATATTTAG
- a CDS encoding acylphosphatase, with the protein MSRSHIVVHGRVQGVGFRATTKQIAEQLELKGWVKNKSDGSVEIEAEGDPASLKEFVDQLNEGPTPFAKVQAIDIEDFDSEEGYEKFKVKE; encoded by the coding sequence ATGTCTAGAAGTCATATCGTCGTGCACGGACGCGTCCAAGGCGTCGGTTTTCGAGCAACGACAAAACAAATCGCAGAACAATTAGAGCTCAAAGGATGGGTAAAAAACAAAAGTGATGGAAGCGTCGAAATTGAAGCAGAAGGAGATCCGGCAAGCTTAAAAGAGTTTGTCGATCAACTGAATGAAGGTCCCACTCCTTTCGCTAAGGTCCAAGCCATCGATATCGAAGACTTTGACTCTGAAGAAGGCTACGAAAAATTCAAAGTTAAAGAGTAA
- a CDS encoding amidohydrolase has translation MIVDNVYIYDPSMPYPREGLHAVEIEEGKFKDILPSPYTGSKEAIDGGEKVLTPSFNDSHMHLLRFGLLKKELDLTEVTSWKEMKELVENHYDEMEEYDWIFGKGFDDSKFDDIDHLLTAKDLSEIQVNAYIYFMHEDGHECVVSEKALELLEKEKEFEDEPDEFKETDENGNWNGRFKDTAVHYIKHHFWGRSIEDAKEALKKAFPYLSEHGITSVHSDDINFIGSYEQLWQAYTELESEGLLPIDAHLHHYIFNINDLNNYLERSKMRTGDGTAQVKVGAVKIFLDGTQRLYTAAMRNPYPVAPSTNGTLIYSQEQLNEMVRVSAENGMQVAMHAIGDRAIEQAITALEQDTANTKQLRHRIIHAQTLGPDLVERLRDLKPYIETQPSFLLGEWDKKDQWTPKELVPYCDAFNSLVKEHIPVTLSSDLPIGALDPFVSMYTAVTRMDLEGNPEGGWMPQEKISLAEAYQGFTKTPAELEYKDEEKGRIEAGYQADFVLLDRNPLDVADEEIHNIKVLETWHRGKQVYKK, from the coding sequence ATGATAGTTGACAATGTATACATTTATGATCCATCCATGCCTTATCCAAGAGAAGGGCTTCATGCAGTTGAAATCGAAGAAGGAAAATTTAAAGACATCCTCCCATCCCCTTATACAGGAAGCAAAGAAGCTATCGATGGAGGGGAGAAAGTGCTGACACCTTCCTTTAATGATAGTCACATGCATCTATTACGGTTCGGGTTACTGAAAAAAGAGTTGGACCTCACCGAAGTAACAAGCTGGAAAGAAATGAAAGAGCTCGTGGAAAATCATTACGATGAAATGGAAGAGTACGACTGGATTTTTGGAAAAGGTTTCGATGACTCCAAGTTTGATGATATCGACCATCTACTTACAGCTAAGGACTTAAGCGAAATTCAGGTCAATGCCTATATCTACTTCATGCACGAGGATGGACACGAATGTGTTGTCAGTGAAAAGGCCCTTGAGCTGCTAGAAAAAGAGAAAGAATTTGAAGATGAACCAGATGAATTTAAAGAGACAGATGAAAACGGAAATTGGAATGGGCGCTTCAAGGATACCGCCGTACATTATATTAAACACCATTTTTGGGGGCGTTCTATAGAAGATGCAAAAGAAGCATTGAAAAAGGCTTTTCCTTATCTCAGTGAACACGGGATTACTTCTGTTCACAGTGACGATATCAACTTTATTGGGTCTTATGAACAACTCTGGCAGGCCTACACAGAGTTAGAGAGTGAAGGACTGCTTCCTATTGATGCTCATTTGCATCACTACATCTTTAATATCAATGATTTGAACAATTATTTAGAAAGAAGCAAAATGCGGACAGGGGATGGAACAGCTCAAGTTAAGGTGGGTGCAGTGAAGATATTCTTGGATGGCACCCAGCGGCTATATACAGCAGCTATGAGAAATCCTTATCCTGTAGCTCCTTCAACTAATGGAACGCTGATTTATAGTCAAGAGCAGTTAAATGAGATGGTGAGAGTATCTGCCGAAAATGGGATGCAAGTAGCCATGCATGCCATCGGAGATAGAGCGATTGAACAAGCAATAACGGCGCTTGAACAAGATACAGCGAACACTAAACAATTGAGGCATAGAATTATCCATGCTCAGACGCTTGGGCCTGATCTTGTAGAACGGCTTAGAGATCTAAAACCGTATATAGAAACACAACCGTCCTTTTTGTTAGGCGAGTGGGATAAAAAAGACCAGTGGACGCCAAAAGAACTTGTACCGTATTGTGATGCGTTCAACAGTCTCGTTAAAGAACATATACCTGTTACGCTAAGTTCTGATCTCCCTATTGGAGCTCTCGATCCTTTCGTAAGTATGTACACGGCGGTTACCCGGATGGATCTAGAAGGAAATCCTGAAGGAGGATGGATGCCTCAAGAAAAGATCTCCTTAGCAGAAGCCTATCAAGGTTTTACAAAAACGCCAGCGGAACTGGAATACAAAGATGAAGAAAAGGGCAGAATAGAAGCTGGTTATCAAGCGGATTTTGTACTGCTTGACCGTAACCCTTTAGATGTTGCTGATGAAGAGATCCACAACATAAAAGTTTTGGAAACCTGGCATAGAGGGAAACAAGTGTATAAAAAGTGA
- a CDS encoding DUF2584 family protein, with the protein MSTPFTMEWLIITEGREKRVNEGDNLFEIAYEGYKLFPINEPLEIRKHFSSKVIGSCVIEELILKNQATHCKYRLISLNSVN; encoded by the coding sequence ATGTCTACACCTTTTACAATGGAATGGCTCATAATAACAGAAGGAAGAGAGAAAAGGGTGAATGAAGGGGATAACCTATTTGAGATTGCCTATGAGGGGTATAAGTTATTTCCGATCAATGAACCATTGGAAATTAGAAAACATTTTTCTTCAAAGGTTATTGGATCCTGTGTAATTGAAGAGTTAATTTTAAAAAATCAGGCTACACATTGTAAATACCGATTGATTTCTTTGAATTCCGTCAATTAA
- a CDS encoding uracil-DNA glycosylase — protein MVKILKNDWAEILEPEFKKEYYLQLREQLKQEYSENTIYPDMYEIFAALQHTSYEGTKVVILGQDPYHGPDQAHGFSFSVKPGITLPPSLRNIYKELENDLGITPPSHGYLKSWAEEGVLLLNNVLTVRAHQAHSHQGIGWEYFTDSVIERLNERKTPMVFILWGRHAQKKGASINRERHKVITSPHPSPLSAHRGFFGSRPFSKTNEFLKSTDQEPVDWSLPHSPDGIRAHSE, from the coding sequence ATTGTGAAGATCTTAAAAAACGACTGGGCAGAAATTTTAGAACCAGAATTCAAAAAGGAATATTATCTTCAACTAAGAGAGCAATTGAAACAAGAATACAGTGAAAATACCATTTATCCTGACATGTATGAAATATTTGCTGCTTTACAACACACTTCTTATGAAGGAACGAAAGTCGTTATTTTGGGACAAGACCCATATCATGGCCCGGATCAGGCTCATGGGTTCAGCTTCTCTGTCAAGCCTGGAATCACCCTGCCTCCCTCGCTTAGAAATATTTATAAAGAACTGGAAAACGATCTCGGCATCACTCCACCTTCCCATGGATATTTAAAGTCATGGGCAGAAGAAGGGGTCCTGCTTTTAAATAATGTTTTAACCGTTCGTGCCCATCAAGCTCATTCTCACCAAGGGATTGGTTGGGAATATTTCACAGATAGTGTAATCGAACGGTTAAATGAAAGAAAAACACCTATGGTATTTATTTTGTGGGGAAGACATGCCCAGAAAAAAGGGGCTTCCATCAACAGGGAGAGACATAAAGTCATTACTTCGCCTCACCCTAGTCCACTTTCTGCTCACAGAGGCTTTTTCGGAAGCCGTCCTTTCTCAAAAACGAATGAGTTTTTGAAATCAACGGACCAGGAGCCTGTCGACTGGTCTCTACCACATAGCCCAGATGGGATAAGAGCCCACTCCGAATAG
- a CDS encoding SDR family oxidoreductase gives MTQLKNQSAIITGASSGIGRAIAHHLAEEGANVVLAARRSEKLKELSDEITEKYDVNVKIFETDVTKKEDVEKLVNGTKEEFGTVDIFVNNAGVMLLSFLKNDHVEEWEQMVDVNIKGVLYGIHASLPSMIEQESGHIINVSSVAGHEVFPSSTVYSATKYAVRALSMGMEKELSRSGVRVTNISPGAVDTELTDHITDGDVIEMFKDRKMDPLEADDIARAVAYAVTQPDYVNVNEVIVRPMHKK, from the coding sequence ATGACACAATTGAAAAATCAATCCGCCATCATCACAGGTGCCAGCAGTGGAATTGGAAGGGCGATCGCTCATCACTTAGCTGAAGAGGGCGCAAATGTTGTGCTTGCGGCCCGTCGTTCTGAAAAGTTAAAAGAATTATCTGATGAAATTACTGAAAAATATGATGTGAATGTGAAAATTTTTGAAACAGATGTGACGAAAAAAGAAGATGTAGAAAAGTTAGTGAATGGAACAAAAGAAGAATTCGGGACGGTAGACATATTTGTCAATAACGCTGGAGTCATGCTTCTGTCCTTTTTGAAAAACGACCACGTTGAAGAGTGGGAGCAAATGGTTGATGTAAACATTAAAGGAGTATTGTATGGAATCCATGCCTCTCTCCCGAGCATGATCGAGCAGGAGTCTGGTCACATTATTAATGTCTCCTCTGTAGCAGGACACGAAGTATTTCCATCAAGTACTGTTTACAGCGCCACAAAATATGCAGTGCGAGCTCTCTCTATGGGGATGGAAAAGGAATTGTCTCGTTCCGGTGTACGTGTAACGAACATCTCTCCAGGAGCTGTTGATACAGAATTGACCGATCATATTACGGATGGAGATGTCATCGAAATGTTCAAGGACCGGAAAATGGATCCATTGGAGGCAGATGATATCGCAAGAGCAGTTGCTTATGCCGTTACACAACCTGATTATGTTAATGTCAATGAAGTGATTGTAAGACCCATGCACAAGAAATAA
- a CDS encoding TetR/AcrR family transcriptional regulator, with translation MGRKKALTKEDVFKATREILMKEGLHGVHFKKLASKLDVGRSTLYEYFENKDDLLLAYMKTLMDEMNEKVEKIPSQIPPNEKLYELLKIILTHAQIHQIDQMIRELQSSNKQMASFFRDELHVDLMKTYDLMIQWIEEAMERELWSREMDSNLIGDLLFHSILLPSRNKIGVEELASQLFSMIENGVSLKKK, from the coding sequence ATGGGAAGAAAGAAAGCACTAACAAAAGAAGATGTATTTAAGGCAACACGGGAAATCCTCATGAAAGAAGGTCTCCACGGAGTTCACTTTAAAAAGCTTGCATCAAAGCTTGACGTCGGGCGCAGTACCTTATATGAATATTTTGAAAATAAAGATGATCTTCTTCTGGCCTATATGAAAACGTTAATGGACGAAATGAATGAAAAAGTCGAGAAGATACCAAGTCAAATTCCACCCAATGAAAAACTGTATGAGCTTTTAAAAATCATCCTAACTCATGCTCAAATTCATCAGATAGATCAAATGATTCGTGAGCTGCAATCGAGCAACAAGCAAATGGCTTCATTTTTTAGAGACGAACTGCATGTTGATTTGATGAAGACTTATGACCTTATGATTCAATGGATAGAAGAGGCTATGGAACGTGAGCTCTGGAGCAGGGAAATGGATTCGAATTTAATCGGTGATCTCCTATTTCATTCCATTTTACTGCCAAGCCGAAACAAAATTGGAGTGGAGGAGCTCGCTTCTCAGTTGTTTAGTATGATCGAGAACGGTGTTTCTTTAAAGAAAAAGTAA